aactcattttttgttgttcATGATAGATATTATAATCAGTTTACCGGTGTTTGGTATAAAtagaatataaaatatgtacTAATAGTCATTAGTATTAAccatatttctttaatttttcatgtctttgtgaattaatattttagtttttaacatgAATATGTGATTGGTTAATTAGAGCACAGTGATTTTACCACACCAAATTTAAGTTAGAAATTTGACCCATCCCCTTGCAATATTATGacagatttttttctcaattgaACCTACACTCGCCCCCTGTGATTTTTAATGCCAGAAGAAACgacatgcattttttaatttaataacataaaagaaaaggactcttaaaaaaaaagttaatgataACACAATGTACAACAGATGGAAAAAGAACAAATCAGTTTAATTAACTTTATAACATGCCCTGCATTCTTCAAATTGAATGTGCCCAGATGTCAACATCAGTGACCTTAATCTTTATCCCTAACCATGTGTGCAATATGTCATTGTGTTTGCACTATCAATCCATTCAATTTTCCTAGGgtaattaatttttgttgttgtctcCATAATTTGAGAATACTTTCAGGTTAAGATGAAAATGCAGCcctttagaaataaatgtgaataTTGAATAGGACCCCAACTAACTAAATTAAAACTATAGAAACTAGAATGAATATAACTATGTATCAATATATGACTCAATTGCCAGTGTATGAAGTTGGCAAGTCACACTGCCtcaattaaaaagaaaagcacTGTACTACTTTTAAAAACTAACACAATCATTTCTTTAGATTAGAATTTATCCGTTTTGAGATGTGATTTGTTTCAAATTGCAGGCACCAAAGCCAGGAAAGAAGGGGAAGAGTAGAGCGGGGAGGATCACAGATCTTGTGGATCTGGGGGATGGATATGATCAAGAGGACCCCTTCATAGATAACTCAGAGGCGGTCTGTATTATAATCCTAACAATATTGTTCATAGAATTCAGTGACGGTGGTATGGGACAATTTGAGATATTAATGAATAATGAGGATGAAAGAACAtcatattcaaaaatataatcaccctaataaaattttgaaattgtaagatatttgacaataaaatccagttaaatgatttttagaaagataaaaattgaaaaggtaaaaaaacgACAGGTTTTATATATTGTGGCTTGCAAGTCAGTTAATGATGCTTTAACCTATAAGACATCAAGATTGTGAAAGATAAAATGAACagtcattttaatgtttattaaaaaaaaaaaaaggagtaTCATGGTTATAGCTTCTTAACCAATAAatcagatattttttattttcctttgcttaaattaaatgtattcaATGATCTGATTTGAGGATTACACTTGATGTTACAGTATGATGAGGTTGTGCCTCTTTGTCTGACCACAAAGCTTGGAGGCTTTTACATCAACTCAGGGAAACTCGACTTCAAGGACATATCTGATGATTCGGGAGATGAGTTCATCTtcctgaagaagaagaaaaagaagaggGTAAGTTATAAACCCtccttttttccattttctacaTAATAACTCTGATTTGGAGTTATTTATATGAGTATTTATATCATAGCATTAATTAATTGGTGATTGTTTCAGGTAATTGCATCTGACTCTGAATCAGAAAATGAAGAACACAGGAAGAAAAAGGTTAGTCTATAAACACATCCTaccgaaataaaaaaaaaataaaaaaattctgcaatttGATATCACTAATgtgtttgaaacaaaataattaaatcattGGTTATAATAAATGTCAGCTTGTGTCTACTAAATGCTTTCATTAAACAAATGAAGAATCAATACCAATCAATATGGTTCTTTGTTTATACTACAGAAGAGGAAATTAAAGATGGGAGATGTTACGATGGAGAAGAAGAGGAATCTGTTGAATGGAGAAGCAGAGAAGTCGTTCAAGAAACCAAAGATGCCTACAGATAAAGACAAGCAACAGCAGAAAAAGTTAGGATCAAGTTTTGTGCACTTCATAGTTTATAATCTCCAGAACACCACAAAATAACCATAGTCTAATATGTCCTGATAAATTTGTTCATCTTGAATACGTGCATTACATAGATATTTAACAACGAGCAAATGTTCTAGTGCTagttttaatacatatactgtaAGAAATTTGATGTTATCTATCAGCAGAAAAGTATGTAAGtttgtttttaacatataaaaaaaatagtacattgtattttaaaatcatgcTTTCAAAGAAGACATTCTACTCAAGTTTGTATGATTGTAAATAACTCTGATTTTTGTTCCAGGAAAAAGATATCACCGCCAGTAGCAGACGTTATAAAGCAGCAAAGTAATACCTCAATGAGCCAAACCAATGGCAACActcatgaccttgacctcatAAGTCCCTCCTCCAATGATGATTCATCTCAGGACGCTCAAACCTACGACGAGAGGATCGACGCCGTCATAGACTCGGTCATCGCAATGGCGGACTCGGATAAGAATATCGAGTCTATGATTGATAATCCTCTCGGATTCAAAGACGACTCCAACAGCAAGGAAGGGAAGGTGATGGATGAGGCATCCGCTCCTAAGCTTCCCCAAAATATGCCCAAAGACCTGGAAGAAACCATACTGAAACTCAAAAAGGTAACAAGATTTAGACATTTAAATTCAATACAAAAACTTTAAAAGGTAAGAGAATTTGGAAGGATAtcaatagattaaaaaaatttatatttctaaattaaTGATAAGTTGACCCCCATTATTAAGTGCTTTTTGTGATGATGCATATTAATTGACAGGGAATGAATGTGAAATATTTGGCAGTGTTATGTTTATTTCAGGCAGCTAAAACCTCCCAAgatggaaaatgtaaattttttacaaAGGAAGTCAACAGTATGTTATTGGAGTAAGTAGCAACTTCCTGTGGTTGTTTTCACAAACTCCCTTACATGTTTTATAATCAGAGcgaattttgtacatgtatatatgtactttttatgatatttatttattcaccaattCTGGAAATAAGGGGGgggcacatacatgtacaatatttcaacaaaatagtTAATAAAGTAAGTAATTGTTAATGAAATGATACAATGTTTGTTTTGATGTACACCCACACATTTACACTGAGAGATCTCTGTATACAACTATATATCATACATTGTAATCAATTATTTCCTCCGCAGTGTGGAGACAGGTTCCCGCCTCTGGGGGAGCTGTGGGCAGCGGTCCAGTATCTACAGTCATCTGGCGGCCTTCTTGCCTTGCTCTAAAGACACTCTGTTAAAACGGGCCAAAAAATTGCAGCAATCCCTGCAGGATGACCAACTCAAGGAACCTATTCAAAAACTCAGAGAAGGTCAGTTACCATCTCAAGTGTCAGGTTTgtttccaaaggaaaaaaaaatgggttCCAATCATGGTGTGATGTTAATCACATGATTGTACAGTAAATCTAGTTTTAAGAATGGAGTTTccctaaaaaaaatcttgtagaAAATTCCTAAAATGTCTGGTCTtagaattattttgtaaagGAATTTTGACATGGTTGATGTAAATGCTCATTTTTATTTGGGCACTTTTTTGGGTTTTTCAGCAATAAATGGAATGATGCCTGCACTGCAAGCAAGACATGATCAGGAATATCAGGCATTCCTGCAAAAGTAAGTTTGTAATCTATGCATTAAAACTGCACTCAGTTTAATCACACTCCTCTTtcctttattgttaaaaaaccacaatacaaatatcataatttaaacttgaacattttatgtttagacaaaatttgatatttttgatatgAACCAAACTGTGAGAATGTTCTTGTTGCTTGTCATGCATTTCACATATTCTGGTACACATATTATTTATCTCAAAAGTGTTGGTTCTTTTTACCATCCTTTAATAATAGAATAATAAAAATCTTTCATAAAGgttttatgatttttcattAACTTTATCACCTTTTTAAAGTAGAATATGTAAGTAAATGAAACTAAGGGACTAGATTTTaacttatcaattattttcaaaatatttttgtcacatCTCACCTTACTGATACTTTAGTTAGATGGAGACTTATGTTATTCTTTGATTGTTTCATCAGACAAAAGGAAGAGAAGGGCAGTAAGGATGAGCAGGGGCCCAAGGAGGGGGTGAATGACACAGAGGACAGCGACGAGGAGAAAACCAACGAGGGCAGCAAAAGAGGGGCTCCCAAGGGGCCCAGGAGAAAATTCATTTGGACGGAGAGTGTCaggttataaaattttattgatgtcaAAGGATTTTAAGAATATTTGCAAATACGATGACGACTGATGTTTAGAAATATCAACACAATCATTTTTAAACAGAGGCACCCATACTGAACTACGAATAACACAGTTTGCAAATATTCGTCCATGTAGTTTACTTCCAATAAATAGCCTTCACTATGATACACTGTGACAGGGAATCaccaaatgtttcaaaaaagtaATGGCGTCAACATTTTCATTGCATATTTATTACAGAGTTATGGCACTTTCACcacaaactttaaaattttatcaccATTTTCTGATTAAACTGTTTAGAAAGTTTTGTAAAATGTCTGTATAAAAGAGACAAACATTCGTAGTGATAACACTGGCATCCGTTGTAGGTCCTTACTGTGCGACATCGTGCGTATCAAGATGAAGAATTTTGATCTGATGAAGACAAAGACCCAGTCAGCAGATGAGTTCCTAAAACAGTTCCTGGATAAAGACATCAAGCCTCTATGGCCCAAGGGGTGGATGCAAACCAGGCAAGGCTGTCAGCCAATGCTGTATATTGCAGGAGTAACTTTAACAAGTGACTTGTAAGAAACGGTGTTTTATGTGGCTTCTCTTGATAACTTGTGGCTTTTTCATTTCAGAAATCTGATTAAGGAAAGCAGATCGGTTCACTCCCAATGGACAACTGTGTAAGTAATAAAAAGTTTCCCCCAATAATTCCAAGTTTATCTGGTATATAACAGTCTTGCACTATATGTGTAAgaagacaaaaaattcaaaatgaaatttacaagTGTCACTATGTTAACATTAAGTCAAGATACTGAGACATATTATAAACAACAGTAAAATAAAGAACATAATTACTACAGCTTAAAatgttaaagtacatgtaatttctaTCAAGCCTATGAACTATTTTCTGTGTATAAAACATTTATCTATCCAAAATGCTATTAAAGTTAATTCAATTTCGAATTTTCAGACAAAAAGTGAAGAAACAGACAAACTTGATAATCAACAAAACCACCCCTGGCGGAATGAACTCCACTCAGAACTCCCAGTCCTCCTCCTCCGTGCCCAAGTTTGTCCCCGGATCCTCCCCAGTACGTCCCCCAGCTGAGGACATCGTCAGCAAGGACAAGGTGGTGACGCCCCGTCAACCGGTCAAATCTGACCCTCTCGCTGTCCACAATTATGCAGGGAAACAGCCCTCCAAGCCGAGTGTTTCCCAGCAGTCCGGATCTGGGTCCAAGCTTGGTGAAGTCAAGGTGTCCGAGGCTTTAGGTCTGTCTTTGCTAGCGTCTTCAGCAGCGTCTCAGAAATATATTGACAAATCGTGGGGGCACGAGGTCAACGATATTATCAGAGCTTCGCTAACTTCACGCATGACAGACAACAAGAAGAAAGAGGATCCACCCAGTGCTAGCGCCAAATCGTTCATAGAACAGTTTCAAACCTTTGCTTCTTCTATGATACAGAAGCAGTTAACAGAAGAAGCAGCAAAACCTCAGGAAATTAGTCCCAAAAAGAAAGATTTAACATTGGAGACAAAATCATACACGCAGCAGCAGCTTCTGAATAGGCTCCAGTCTGTTGCTGCCCATCAGGCTAAACCAGAGACTCCCACTTACTCGCATCAGGCCACAGCCAAACCAGAGGTAGTGAAATCCGTGGCACCTCCAGCTCATCAAAGCAAACCTCAGTCCAACTTACCCTCTCAGACGTCGCCATCTGCCAAACGAACGTCGATCAGTGACGAGGTGTACAGGAAGTTCTTGATGGAGAGTGGAGTACAGCTTCCTCCCGCTCACTCTAACAAACCGAACACTTCTAGCAGTCTAATCCATGGTGCTAGCGGAACAATTAAAGTGTCAACAATAGATTCAAAAAGTGACAAAACAAGAGCTTCTATGTTGTATCCTACGTCTTTATCCAACAGTCGACCAGCTCAGTCCCTGTACAACACTCCGACTGTGACACGAGTTATTCAGGCACCTGCTAGTACTCATGTAGTACAAAAAGCACCTGCTAGTACTCATGTAGTACAAAAAGCACCTGCTAGTGCTCATCTAGTACAAAAAGCACCTGCAAGTACTCATGTGGGACAGAAAGCACCACAAGTGAAAGTAGTTCATGAGTCTAGGACATCACCTATGCAAGGTCAGAGGCCAATGGGTCAAAGTTCAATGTCTTCAAGTAATCCAATTCCTAAAATGGACAGTAAAACTGCTGAACTGATCCAGCAGATGATGTCTAATTCATCTTCATCACATTCCCAAGTCAAACAGATCTCGCCTACAAGCTACCAGGGAAAGTCTGTGTCACCCTCGTCTCTGTACAAATCCTCGCCCCAGGCAACGTTGTCCCCCCAGACCTGGAGTGTGGCCTCCTTGTTGTCCAATACAGCCCCCGGAATGATTAGTCCCTCCCTGTCTAACCCCGCCCCTGGTTACCAGACCCTGAAACTGTCAAACTTCACCAGAGATTCGCCGGCTTCTCCAAGTATTCATCCTCCCTCAGTTGTTTCTCCAGGTGatgtaaaaattaaacagatacatttgtatgtaaattaacaatttattgtGTTTGTGGATTGACCAAGTGTTCATAAAATTGAATTACTGATTGCAATGACTATGTCGAGAGCTAGATTTGGTAGAAGGATCTACTTACTTACTCTTTGAGAATAAGGTCAATTTCTCACTTGCTTTATGAAATTTCAATTCATGGAATTATCTTTTTTACTCAAATATTGTTATTGTAGGCgtattacaatatttattgtTCACAAAATGTGAAGTCAATTGATATATTTGGCTGTTTATGCATATTGTCTACAAACAAGTTATACTTATGATGTGTGAATATGTTTACAGGCATGTACCCCCCAACCAGCCCCTTACTGCCAGGGATGCAGAACCCACTCCTTCAGGGAAGACAACCTCAGCCAGGTGCGTAATTGACCACCAGAGTGAAGTGTATATAATCACTTGTGTTATGTTTCATACATGTAGCTAATGCACAATCTAATACTGATAGCATATTTGGAAATTTTAACATTGCGTTTTCTATGTAGAACTTTGTGTTATGTGACTGCACAGCTTTCTGATCAGTTATCACTTATGAATatgtcagtacatgtatatacctgtatttttgtatttgttgAACCATAATAGCACCTGTTCAGCCATTAAGTAGGCTGTAAAGTTTTTGAAGATCTATGTAGAAAAATGCAGTTAAATTGACTAAGAAGTTTTGATACATTTAGTTGTAATTGTtatcatcagtaaaaaaaaaaaaatatgcgtggattttttcatcaactaaaCATTCTTGCATTAGTAAATTTCTGAACTAAAAACTCTTGAATGATAAATATCTTTCCCTACACTCCATTACTTTACTTGATAATTAACCAGATGATTCTATTGCATcctattttaaaagcatttcagCTATCATTACTGCATTCTAGATCTTCTTTATGTACAATTCTAACCACCAAACTGTATTCAGACACTTGCCTTTAGCCTTCAGCCAGAGACTGTAGAGCCATATTGAGCATTAGGAAGTGTTTGTTGCTGTATAATGTCTAACCCACGCTTTGCTTTTTTTCTGGCGGTGTTACAGGGCTGTATCCCCCCTATACTAGCAGCTCTCTACTACACCACCCTTACACAGGAAGTCAGTACTCAGCAGGTAATCTAATACTATCTACCGCCGCAGTCAGTTCATTCTCACGGCTAATACCTCCTTTGTCACTTACTGTGGAATCGTTTGTATACTTAGTTGctaatttttgtggattgtcaaatttttatttttattttgggggtttacttttatatagaatgaagactgattcattatttgtttggaatgtaaaattttggactgaaactttaaaaattgatctGATACAGACTTTTTAGCATTCATATTTGCTGAGCAAACAATATGTACACTGTAGTGGCACTTTCATTCATTGACAATATTTGCACTGCATTCTATTGTGACCTTGTAGAAATGTGTTCAATTTCAAGGCTtcttaataaaatgttatgatgCTTTCccattgtttcataatatgcttgtattttaaatttcatttattgatCATATGATTTTGTGTTGCAGACAAATCTAAGTCACCACATGGATATTGAGACAGAGATTCTGTGATATACAACCTTTCACCTTCCATACAGGCCAGGGAATGAGATGTATAGAAGACAATCTACATCACCAAATGGACACCGATACAAAGATTCAGCCCATGAGATTTCTGTAGATGATATTTACAGTGAAACCTTTATCAAGACCTAGCACAACATTAAATACAAAGCTATCAAATTGTTACCATAACTTGTTGTGAAGTcaatttcaaacaattaaaataaatttacagaaatttttgaaatctgAAACTGTTGAAATGTTCAGCAAAGTCattgaaaaattgaacattaactattttacagaaaaaataaaagtaacacACTTTCCTGTATTGAAGTGGTTAGGTCTGTGAAGTACAATCTCCCTATTTATCATCGTAAGGTTTTGCTAAGATTTTTAAGAAATGCAATGACCTCTTTCTAaccctttttatttattttctaaatcatCCTGATGCTCCTTGATTTGATGATCTggaatgatatttattttagtatacatgtatgtgttcgACATTATGTAAGTTGATTATTCTTTGATATGTAATATCAGAAATGATGAAGTTGGTTTTCATTTTGGAAGTTAATTGAATCAATGAATAAgattctttttttctgaaagaaattGTCCATTAAAgtaaactgtattttattttatgttctgAAAAATCCACAAATGTAAACACTTTATAACCTATATCAATGCAATGgcatatatttatgtttaaatttttactgATTTCTCTCCCTTTGTACATATGGTTTAGGATGTGATTAGATGTATTCTTTGTATGAACCCACACATCCGGCCGATGGCTGTAGTATGTTACTGTTACCAAATACAAGCTAATCAACAGAAGCTCCGTCTTTGTTGTCTGTACCAGCATCAGTCCACAGTCATCTTAAGGAGGCTCAACAAATTTACAGTCAGAACTACCTTAAATTTAAATGTGATTTCTTTcgcaatgaattatttttttgtgtagAAAAATTACTATTGGTTATAAGTtaggtttaaaatttgaatattttcctacaTCATTATGCTCCTTTATAAAAAAGGGTTGATACATTCTAAAAATAGCCACGGCCATCCAGCCCTCTAGATGGAGAACAATTGTTTAATTTCCAAACTGTGGGACAATGTATTTATATCTTTGTAAATTTTGGACAGAGAATCTGGGAAAATTAGCCAAATCATGTGCCTACCATGCTATATAattaaggataaaaaaaatgtcagtcagttacagaaaaaatagaatagaatagataaatgtatatgtatgattGGAGAACTTCTCctatatattttataagattgaaaaaaaaaattcaaggatGTCTATTTTCCGTCATGAAGTTGGTAAATGCAAACATTACAGATGTTTTCTAACataataaagaataatttatATAGACTTAGACTTCACGACATTTCAGagatgcttttaaaatttctaaacacaGTGTCTTCATGGTTTGACATACGGATGATTTGATTAATGCATGGGTATGACTGGCGATCGTAATTAAAGTCTCATCAGGTTTGCATGTACCTAAAATATAGCAACAGTAAACTGTGATTGAACTGTCATCATTTTTTTGTCAgaactgaaaaataattgacaGGTAATTAAACCTAATGTCTAGACAACCATTGATTGTTTTGTGACATGGTGTAGTAATATTTTGGCTCATGGCCCAAATCCTCGCAAAGTTAATGTTCAGAAATAGGATAAAATCAAGTCACCAAGCTCTTTGGGGGTTTGAAAACGTTGTCACCTCATACAAACATCTAAAAATGAGTGGGAAATGCAGTGATGTGGTGTAAGAGTTTTACTTTACAATTTGGCTGTGTTTTATCACCTTTGCTTGACACTTTGGCACTGATACTTTATCAAGGGAGGGAGGGATAGAAATTGTTTGTACTCACCACGTATAGTGCTGCCTCCCAAATATTTTAACAggaattttaactttaattatTGTCTCTTTAAACAAGTTGGCTTTAATTCTTTTGCAAAGTTTCTGATACAAGTTGATAACAGGTATGATTGAAAATGAACAATTATGGTTAATATCcaagtaaaattaaatttgattggATCCAAACCACAAATTCCACAGACATACTCGCATTCCAATACACATTTTATTGAGCAGTCAATATACCAGAAGGTTTTTCCCTTgatgcagggaacagctcactGTGCTCTATTGCCCACGGTTGGTGGCCACGGGCAaatgttccctgcacctcgtgAAAATACCCCGGTACTCTGTTCTATTGACTGCTATGGTTTATATTATTGTACAAATATGGTTTGTATTGTGATAATATTCGGAGAGCTGCTACATAGCATAGTAACGAATGAACATCGGCGAGTAGTGTCGCCCTAGGGGCATGCTGatcaattatttataatatagtaTATATGTCCCGTTTTTCTCCATAtactgttttcattttattccataGACAGGTGAGACACACTTTCAGTTTGTGCTCCATGGtctttaggtcacctgagtctgagtcactcaggtgacctactGCAATCGGTCTTTGAcgtgcattaacaattttacattttgaacttcttgaaaaaaattgttaccaTTTGATTGGTTCGAGCATCTCTGGTATGAGAGGaatcaaaattatgataaaatgacTTTACCACCGCCGAGGCCTCATGGATGGGGCTAAATATGAgaccaaatatgaaaaaattttcTTGTTACTCCCatagatatttgaaaaaaaaataaatacatggttATTATGTCCATGAAGTCCTCTACCGTAATTGTGAAATCCATAGTCTCTTGACCGGGGATTCAGGCCCAAGGGCGGTgccaatatggccatttagTGAACATTTATTAAATCTTCGAAAATCTTTTTTACTCCCAGATATATTATATGGCTATGGTGTCCATGGAGCCACCTACTTAAATTGTAAGGGGTTTAGGCTCTTAGGTATTTCCAATATGGCCACGGTTATaacattgtataatatttgttGATGTACTTTTACAGTCG
The nucleotide sequence above comes from Magallana gigas chromosome 2, xbMagGiga1.1, whole genome shotgun sequence. Encoded proteins:
- the LOC105329861 gene encoding ubinuclein-1 isoform X1, whose amino-acid sequence is MAEPKRLSFTTVTQAKETKPKKKDSKTVRLQLTLKPSTDTTCPEFFYTDLVKNELGETKTPNGDVPNPDDPFGDDEDHEKLAALAKSFEEKYAPKPGKKGKSRAGRITDLVDLGDGYDQEDPFIDNSEAYDEVVPLCLTTKLGGFYINSGKLDFKDISDDSGDEFIFLKKKKKKRVIASDSESENEEHRKKKKRKLKMGDVTMEKKRNLLNGEAEKSFKKPKMPTDKDKQQQKKKKISPPVADVIKQQSNTSMSQTNGNTHDLDLISPSSNDDSSQDAQTYDERIDAVIDSVIAMADSDKNIESMIDNPLGFKDDSNSKEGKVMDEASAPKLPQNMPKDLEETILKLKKAAKTSQDGKCKFFTKEVNSMLLDVETGSRLWGSCGQRSSIYSHLAAFLPCSKDTLLKRAKKLQQSLQDDQLKEPIQKLREAINGMMPALQARHDQEYQAFLQKQKEEKGSKDEQGPKEGVNDTEDSDEEKTNEGSKRGAPKGPRRKFIWTESVRSLLCDIVRIKMKNFDLMKTKTQSADEFLKQFLDKDIKPLWPKGWMQTRNLIKESRSVHSQWTTVQKVKKQTNLIINKTTPGGMNSTQNSQSSSSVPKFVPGSSPVRPPAEDIVSKDKVVTPRQPVKSDPLAVHNYAGKQPSKPSVSQQSGSGSKLGEVKVSEALGLSLLASSAASQKYIDKSWGHEVNDIIRASLTSRMTDNKKKEDPPSASAKSFIEQFQTFASSMIQKQLTEEAAKPQEISPKKKDLTLETKSYTQQQLLNRLQSVAAHQAKPETPTYSHQATAKPEVVKSVAPPAHQSKPQSNLPSQTSPSAKRTSISDEVYRKFLMESGVQLPPAHSNKPNTSSSLIHGASGTIKVSTIDSKSDKTRASMLYPTSLSNSRPAQSLYNTPTVTRVIQAPASTHVVQKAPASTHVVQKAPASAHLVQKAPASTHVGQKAPQVKVVHESRTSPMQGQRPMGQSSMSSSNPIPKMDSKTAELIQQMMSNSSSSHSQVKQISPTSYQGKSVSPSSLYKSSPQATLSPQTWSVASLLSNTAPGMISPSLSNPAPGYQTLKLSNFTRDSPASPSIHPPSVVSPGMYPPTSPLLPGMQNPLLQGRQPQPGLYPPYTSSSLLHHPYTGSQYSADKSKSPHGY
- the LOC105329861 gene encoding ubinuclein-1 isoform X2 translates to MAEPKRLSFTTVTQAKETKPKKKDSKTVRLQLTLKPSTDTTCPEFFYTDLVKNELGETKTPNGDVPNPDDPFGDDEDHEKLAALAKSFEEKYAPKPGKKGKSRAGRITDLVDLGDGYDQEDPFIDNSEAYDEVVPLCLTTKLGGFYINSGKLDFKDISDDSGDEFIFLKKKKKKRVIASDSESENEEHRKKKKRKLKMGDVTMEKKRNLLNGEAEKSFKKPKMPTDKDKQQQKKKKISPPVADVIKQQSNTSMSQTNGNTHDLDLISPSSNDDSSQDAQTYDERIDAVIDSVIAMADSDKNIESMIDNPLGFKDDSNSKEGKVMDEASAPKLPQNMPKDLEETILKLKKAAKTSQDGKCKFFTKEVNSMLLDVETGSRLWGSCGQRSSIYSHLAAFLPCSKDTLLKRAKKLQQSLQDDQLKEPIQKLREAINGMMPALQARHDQEYQAFLQKQKEEKGSKDEQGPKEGVNDTEDSDEEKTNEGSKRGAPKGPRRKFIWTESVRSLLCDIVRIKMKNFDLMKTKTQSADEFLKQFLDKDIKPLWPKGWMQTRNLIKESRSVHSQWTTVQKVKKQTNLIINKTTPGGMNSTQNSQSSSSVPKFVPGSSPVRPPAEDIVSKDKVVTPRQPVKSDPLAVHNYAGKQPSKPSVSQQSGSGSKLGEVKVSEALGLSLLASSAASQKYIDKSWGHEVNDIIRASLTSRMTDNKKKEDPPSASAKSFIEQFQTFASSMIQKQLTEEAAKPQEISPKKKDLTLETKSYTQQQLLNRLQSVAAHQAKPETPTYSHQATAKPEVVKSVAPPAHQSKPQSNLPSQTSPSAKRTSISDEVYRKFLMESGVQLPPAHSNKPNTSSSLIHGASGTIKVSTIDSKSDKTRASMLYPTSLSNSRPAQSLYNTPTVTRVIQAPASTHVVQKAPASTHVVQKAPASAHLVQKAPASTHVGQKAPQVKVVHESRTSPMQGQRPMGQSSMSSSNPIPKMDSKTAELIQQMMSNSSSSHSQVKQISPTSYQGKSVSPSSLYKSSPQATLSPQTWSVASLLSNTAPGMISPSLSNPAPGYQTLKLSNFTRDSPASPSIHPPSVVSPGMYPPTSPLLPGMQNPLLQGRQPQPDKSKSPHGY